Part of the Verrucomicrobiota bacterium genome is shown below.
ATCGTGCCGGTGGTGGTGGATGCCGGATTGGGCGCTCCCAGCCATGCGGCGGAAGCCATGGAAATGGGCGCGGACGCAGTGCTGATCAATACCGCCGTGGCCGTGGCCCAAGACCCGTGCCGCATGGCGATGGCGTTCAAGCTGGCCGTGGAGGCCGGGCGTGCCGCGTATGAAAACGGGCTGGCGGCTCCGTTGGAGTCGGCCAGCGCCACCAGTCCCTTAACTGGATTTCTCACTTGATCCATGAATTCTCCAAAACTCTCCATCAAACGTATCAATCAATTGCTGGCCGCCTCGCAATCGGCGCGGGTGCTGGTTGTGGGCGATCTCATGCTGGACCAGTTCCTGTGGGGGCGCGTCTCCCGCATCTCCCCGGAAGCCCCGGTGCCGGTGCTGGATTTCGAGCGTGAAAGCTTTATGCCCGGCGGTGCGGCCAACGTGGCGCGCAACCTTTCCGCGCTCGGGGCCACGGTCGAGCTGTTCGGCGTTACCGGACGCGATCATGCGGCCAATCAATTGCAGGAGCTGTTGCACGAAAACCGGGTGGGCTGCAGCCAGTTGGCATCCACCACCGCGCGTCATACCACCATCAAAACCCGCATTGTCGCGCACCAGCAGCAAGTCGTGCGGGTGGACCGGGAGACGCGCGGGGATATTGATGCCGCCACGGCGGAACGCTTGTTCGAGGCGATTGAAAAGAACATCGGCCAGGCGCACGCCGTCATCGTGGGGGATTACGGCAAAGGGGTGGTTACCCAGGCACTGTTGCGTCGGCTTCAACTTCTGTGCCGTACTCATGGCATGTGGCTGAGCGTGGATCCCAAGCCGGTGCATCACTTGGATTTAACCGGATTATCGTTGCTGACCCCCAATCGCAAAGAAGCGTTTGAATTGACGGAACGCACCGATGGCGCGCGCGGTAAAGAGCCGTTGCAAGACCCGGCGCTGCTCGGGGTTGCGGATCAGTTATTGAACCAGTTGAAGCCCGCTTTGCTACTCATCACCTTGGGTGAGCAAGGTATGCTGCTTTGTCAGCGGGGGCAGCCTCCCTTCCACATCCCCACCGTGGCGCAAGAAGTGTTTGATGTCTCCGGCGCGGGAGATACGGTGATTGCGTCATTCACCCTGGCCATTGCCGCCGGTGCTTCGCCGATGGAAGCGGCCATTTTCAGCAATCACGCCGCCGGCGTGGTCGTTGGTAAAGTGGGCACCGCCACCGTGACTCCCGAGGAATTACTGCGCAGTTTTGATGCCGGCAGGGAAAAGTAACATGGACTTCCTGAAAATTACGGTTCCGATGATTCGCGCCATGAAAGGGCGCGAAAAAGTTGCGGCCCTGACGGTATATGATTACCCCATGACCCGCCTGCTGGATGAAGCGGGGGTGCCGCTGTTATTGGTCGGTGATTCGCTGGGCATGGTGGTGCTGGGGTATCCGGACACCACCCACGTCACTCTGGCCGAAATGGAGCATCATATCCGCGCCTGTGCCCGCGCCAAACCGCGCGGCCTGTTGGCGGCGGACCTGCCGTACCATAGTTATGACACCCCGGCCCAGGCAGTGGCCAGCGCCCAACGCCTGGTAGCTGCCGGTGCCGAAGCCGTGAAGGCCGAAGGCGGGCGCGCCATTGCCCCGCAAATCCAGGCGATTGTGGCGGCGGGCATTCCGTTT
Proteins encoded:
- the rfaE1 gene encoding D-glycero-beta-D-manno-heptose-7-phosphate kinase — encoded protein: MNSPKLSIKRINQLLAASQSARVLVVGDLMLDQFLWGRVSRISPEAPVPVLDFERESFMPGGAANVARNLSALGATVELFGVTGRDHAANQLQELLHENRVGCSQLASTTARHTTIKTRIVAHQQQVVRVDRETRGDIDAATAERLFEAIEKNIGQAHAVIVGDYGKGVVTQALLRRLQLLCRTHGMWLSVDPKPVHHLDLTGLSLLTPNRKEAFELTERTDGARGKEPLQDPALLGVADQLLNQLKPALLLITLGEQGMLLCQRGQPPFHIPTVAQEVFDVSGAGDTVIASFTLAIAAGASPMEAAIFSNHAAGVVVGKVGTATVTPEELLRSFDAGREK
- the panB gene encoding 3-methyl-2-oxobutanoate hydroxymethyltransferase — translated: MDFLKITVPMIRAMKGREKVAALTVYDYPMTRLLDEAGVPLLLVGDSLGMVVLGYPDTTHVTLAEMEHHIRACARAKPRGLLAADLPYHSYDTPAQAVASAQRLVAAGAEAVKAEGGRAIAPQIQAIVAAGIPFLGHLGMLPQHVLEEGGYKIKGRKAEEVEALLADALALVELGAFAVVLELVLPAIAAEISRAIAIPTIGIGSGPDCDGQILVTHDLVGTYPWFTPRFVTPKLQTAMQMKGAVQEWMLDLNSGCRLDGNTQNRQF